In the genome of Flexistipes sinusarabici DSM 4947, one region contains:
- the yajC gene encoding preprotein translocase subunit YajC, producing MFESIAYAAGQPAGGNPIGAFLPLILIFVIFYFLLIRPQQKRQKKHQEMIASLQAGDEIVTSGGIYGKIDKVLDDKTFLVEIANGVKITLSRTAVATKTDQDNGGKEEK from the coding sequence ATGTTTGAATCAATAGCTTATGCCGCAGGACAGCCGGCAGGAGGTAATCCTATAGGGGCCTTTTTACCTTTGATACTGATTTTTGTAATCTTTTATTTTTTACTGATCAGACCTCAGCAGAAGAGACAGAAAAAACATCAGGAAATGATAGCATCCCTGCAGGCCGGGGATGAAATTGTAACTTCAGGCGGAATATACGGAAAAATTGACAAGGTACTTGATGACAAGACCTTCCTTGTGGAAATTGCCAACGGAGTAAAAATAACCCTATCCAGAACCGCCGTTGCAACAAAAACAGACCAGGACAACGGGGGCAAGGAGGAGAAGTAA
- the secD gene encoding protein translocase subunit SecD, which translates to MKYKARWATIIVILAIALFYTFPLNRINLGLDLQGGMHLLLGVETNAAVEAKLDTLTNQLRKELRSKKIKYTYIQQGTDNKINIALENAESVDEVRKVLEQNYPILQEVGLSEEKKIISVGLKPKEVTQIKDYAVEQAAQVIRNRVDEFGVSEPLIQRQGNKNILVQLPGITNPDRAIDLIGKTAQLKFHLVDEDVSQEDIRQGNIPFGDMVLYKKVQTDAGKVEEKIPYVVKKEAMLTGEYLVDAEVRISNQFNQPYVWIKFDSAGSKLFDQITAQNIGKRFAIVLDKNVYSAPVIRERIPGGEAQISGDFTMEEARDLAIVLRAGSLPAPVDILENRTVGPSLGKISINKGFKSALIGIIFVAIFILFYYRLSGLVADAALLINFMLILGFMNFLGATLTLPGIAGLILIVGMSVDANVLIFERVREELRFGRTPLNALEAGYEKAMSTIMDANITTFIAAIVLFQFGTGPIKGFAVTLSIGILASLFTAIFVTRTVFLTVYAGKSNKSISI; encoded by the coding sequence ATGAAATACAAGGCTCGCTGGGCGACAATAATTGTAATTCTCGCAATCGCACTCTTTTACACTTTTCCTCTGAACCGGATTAACCTCGGACTGGATTTGCAGGGGGGGATGCATTTGCTTCTCGGTGTGGAAACCAACGCCGCCGTTGAAGCAAAACTTGATACGCTTACAAATCAGCTGCGCAAAGAGCTGCGCTCTAAAAAAATAAAGTATACCTACATCCAGCAGGGAACTGATAATAAAATTAATATAGCCCTTGAAAACGCTGAATCTGTTGATGAGGTGAGAAAGGTACTCGAACAAAATTATCCAATCTTGCAGGAAGTGGGGCTAAGCGAAGAGAAAAAGATTATAAGTGTTGGTTTAAAACCAAAAGAAGTAACTCAGATAAAAGATTATGCCGTGGAACAGGCCGCCCAGGTTATAAGAAACAGGGTAGACGAATTCGGTGTTAGCGAACCTCTGATACAAAGGCAGGGGAACAAAAATATCCTTGTTCAGCTTCCTGGTATTACAAACCCGGACAGAGCCATTGATTTAATCGGCAAAACTGCTCAACTAAAATTTCATCTGGTGGATGAAGATGTTTCACAGGAGGATATCAGGCAGGGGAACATACCTTTCGGAGACATGGTTCTTTATAAAAAAGTTCAGACTGATGCAGGTAAAGTCGAAGAAAAAATACCTTACGTTGTAAAAAAAGAAGCTATGCTCACAGGAGAGTATCTTGTAGATGCTGAAGTAAGGATATCAAATCAGTTTAACCAACCTTATGTGTGGATAAAATTTGATTCCGCGGGCAGTAAACTTTTTGACCAAATCACAGCACAAAATATAGGAAAACGATTTGCAATTGTTCTCGATAAAAACGTTTATTCTGCACCGGTCATAAGAGAGCGTATTCCGGGAGGAGAAGCTCAGATTTCAGGAGACTTTACCATGGAAGAGGCCAGAGATCTGGCTATTGTTCTCAGAGCAGGAAGTCTGCCGGCTCCGGTTGATATTCTTGAAAACAGAACTGTAGGACCGTCCCTTGGAAAAATCTCAATCAACAAAGGGTTTAAATCTGCTTTAATCGGAATTATATTTGTTGCTATATTCATTCTCTTTTATTACAGACTTTCCGGTCTTGTGGCCGATGCGGCACTGCTGATAAATTTTATGCTGATTCTTGGATTTATGAACTTTCTAGGCGCCACACTAACACTGCCGGGTATTGCGGGTCTGATACTTATTGTTGGTATGTCGGTTGATGCTAACGTGTTGATATTTGAAAGGGTAAGAGAAGAGCTGCGTTTTGGAAGAACTCCTCTTAATGCTCTTGAAGCAGGCTATGAAAAGGCTATGTCCACAATTATGGACGCAAATATAACAACCTTTATTGCGGCAATAGTGCTGTTTCAGTTCGGGACAGGCCCTATAAAGGGCTTTGCTGTTACACTTTCTATAGGTATTCTGGCATCACTTTTCACTGCAATTTTTGTTACAAGAACAGTTTTTCTCACTGTTTACGCCGGCAAATCCAATAAAAGCATCAGTATATAG
- the glnD gene encoding [protein-PII] uridylyltransferase has protein sequence MKTKTINQLKKEYWDEWNKIRKSRHNYTSSFELLNSLTVIADRIVREIAEYSGAPSQDVCIIALGGYARCEMAPYSDIDLLILHKGELTSSQEKFLQTFATSMWDLKLLPGIQIKELNEIQQSALDDEIVKTSFMDNRLVMGDNKLYEDFKNILKLKVIGRGKKEFLILKISEVRRRSKKYRDSIYRLEPNIKEGGGGIRDLNTIYWITKTLYGSSDLDYLIKQRIISVKDYEKLRKCADFLFRVRCELHYFHGRKYDVLNLESQKAVASELGYSDSANVLAVEQFLKDYYIAARTIADISETILESTISKITPKHPNAVTKPVSLGYGFYKYNRYLSVDSSEIFKKDPLKLLKIFKIATEKGLRLSDATMHLIRENLYLIDDAYVKKYGRYFLYIISNFPNSAKTVNKLIKTGVFFQFIPEFKHIVCKAQFDMYHYYTVDEHTVIALRHIDDLASTLPFRYHVYQEVFKSLERRDLLALVILLHDIGKGQGKNHSELGAKMAVGICKRLGLNMDESDVVSSLIRHHLLMSHISQRRDLHDIEVINHFISYFDDEEDIKLLYLLTYADMNAVGGQVFSEWKNMLLTELYEKSIKALSAESLTAEFDAVVARKKRKISERYENRDFVNYALNSMDDEYVYSNKLKHIYRHLGMILQLSTVNNVLVVSEKRDDLKCVEFTVCTYDFIGLLRKLAGVFSLYDMNILGAQIYTFDNNIAIDTIQVSNIKEHTGIIDEKSSKIQETIKKVINHELEIEKLLEEKTESFLSGGKKSVTKQADKIVFDNDISTLYTVVDVYTEDKVGLLYNLLTVFEKMHINVVKAKISTDVDRVVDSFYIIDKNKNKVTGDSEISRIKTRLMKILKETG, from the coding sequence ATGAAGACTAAGACGATAAACCAGCTGAAGAAGGAATATTGGGACGAATGGAATAAAATCAGGAAAAGCAGGCATAACTACACCAGCTCGTTCGAACTTTTAAACAGTCTTACTGTTATAGCTGACAGGATTGTCAGGGAAATTGCCGAATATTCCGGAGCTCCCAGCCAAGATGTATGCATTATTGCTCTGGGCGGTTATGCACGTTGTGAGATGGCCCCATATTCGGATATAGATCTCTTAATTCTCCACAAAGGGGAATTAACATCATCGCAGGAGAAATTTCTGCAGACATTTGCCACATCAATGTGGGACCTCAAACTGCTGCCGGGGATACAGATTAAAGAATTAAATGAAATACAGCAGTCAGCGCTGGACGATGAGATAGTAAAAACTTCCTTTATGGATAACAGGCTTGTCATGGGGGACAATAAACTTTACGAAGATTTTAAAAATATACTAAAATTAAAGGTTATCGGACGGGGGAAAAAAGAATTTTTGATTCTGAAAATTTCTGAGGTAAGGCGTCGCTCAAAAAAATACCGAGATTCCATCTACAGACTTGAGCCCAATATTAAAGAAGGTGGCGGCGGTATTAGAGATTTGAATACAATATACTGGATTACAAAAACGTTATACGGTTCCTCAGATTTGGACTATCTAATAAAACAACGGATAATATCGGTCAAAGATTATGAAAAACTGAGAAAATGTGCCGACTTTCTTTTCAGGGTGAGGTGTGAGCTTCACTATTTCCACGGACGGAAATATGATGTTTTGAACCTTGAATCCCAAAAGGCCGTGGCAAGTGAACTGGGATACAGTGACAGTGCAAATGTACTGGCAGTGGAGCAGTTTCTCAAAGATTATTATATTGCAGCACGTACGATTGCCGATATATCTGAGACCATTCTGGAATCAACAATATCAAAAATTACCCCTAAACATCCGAATGCCGTTACCAAACCGGTCTCTCTTGGGTACGGCTTTTATAAGTATAACAGGTATCTGAGTGTTGACAGTTCCGAAATATTTAAAAAAGACCCTTTAAAGTTGCTCAAAATTTTTAAAATTGCCACGGAGAAAGGATTGAGATTGTCCGATGCCACCATGCATCTAATTCGCGAAAATCTGTATTTGATTGATGACGCATATGTGAAAAAATACGGGAGGTATTTCCTGTATATTATAAGTAATTTTCCCAACTCTGCCAAAACCGTTAATAAACTGATAAAAACAGGCGTGTTTTTTCAATTTATTCCGGAATTTAAACACATTGTGTGCAAAGCGCAGTTTGACATGTATCATTACTATACAGTGGATGAGCATACAGTTATCGCTTTAAGGCATATTGATGATCTGGCAAGTACTCTGCCGTTCAGGTATCATGTTTACCAGGAAGTCTTTAAATCTCTGGAAAGGAGGGATCTGCTCGCTCTTGTCATCCTATTGCACGATATCGGCAAGGGGCAGGGTAAAAACCATTCGGAGCTTGGTGCCAAAATGGCTGTTGGAATTTGCAAAAGACTCGGCCTGAATATGGATGAATCGGATGTTGTGTCCTCTTTGATAAGGCATCATTTGTTGATGAGTCATATTTCTCAGCGCAGAGACCTTCATGATATTGAAGTCATAAATCATTTTATAAGCTATTTTGATGATGAAGAGGATATAAAACTGTTGTATCTGCTTACTTACGCCGATATGAATGCAGTGGGCGGGCAGGTTTTTAGCGAATGGAAAAACATGCTTCTAACCGAATTGTATGAAAAATCCATTAAAGCTCTTTCAGCAGAGAGTCTTACGGCAGAATTTGATGCAGTTGTTGCCAGGAAGAAGAGAAAAATCTCCGAGCGTTATGAAAACAGAGATTTTGTCAATTATGCCCTGAATTCCATGGATGATGAATATGTTTATTCCAATAAATTGAAACATATTTACCGGCATCTTGGCATGATTTTACAGCTCAGTACGGTTAATAATGTTTTGGTGGTATCTGAAAAAAGGGATGACTTGAAGTGTGTGGAGTTTACTGTGTGCACATATGATTTTATCGGTCTGCTAAGAAAGCTTGCCGGAGTATTTTCCCTGTATGATATGAATATTCTGGGAGCCCAGATTTATACCTTTGACAATAATATAGCAATCGATACCATTCAGGTTTCAAATATCAAAGAGCACACCGGAATCATTGATGAAAAATCCAGTAAAATTCAGGAAACGATTAAAAAGGTCATTAACCATGAGCTGGAGATAGAAAAGCTGCTTGAGGAGAAAACAGAAAGTTTTCTTTCAGGCGGTAAAAAGAGTGTAACCAAGCAGGCTGATAAAATTGTTTTCGACAATGATATATCAACCCTTTATACAGTTGTGGACGTTTATACGGAGGATAAAGTGGGGTTGCTGTATAATTTGCTTACCGTTTTTGAAAAGATGCATATTAACGTGGTAAAAGCCAAGATTTCAACGGATGTGGACAGAGTTGTGGATTCCTTTTACATTATAGACAAAAATAAAAACAAGGTAACAGGTGATTCGGAGATCAGCAGAATAAAAACCAGGTTAATGAAAATATTAAAAGAAACCGGGTAA
- the mtaB gene encoding tRNA (N(6)-L-threonylcarbamoyladenosine(37)-C(2))-methylthiotransferase MtaB produces the protein MNTKVQYDKMTKRIFFYTFGCKVNQVEIDNLKEKALNSGYTISEDLKHTDIVVINSCTVTDKADKKFHSLIRKIKKNHPDVTIVTTGCLPEIEKNLEDSDIIVPNKHKEDLFQYIGNEGSGENAKNSIIKNKGTSGSAGKTRAFIKIQDGCDSYCSYCIIPFARGNLKSRDPKSIKAEFEEKLKEGYREVVLVGIHIGNYGKDAHVSFSELVEELVQMPGDFRIRLSSIEVTEIDDRLIDLFEKYPRKICRHLHIPIQSATDKILYLMNRKYTVSEFSQTVKKIRSRLKDVNIGTDVIVGFPSETKEDFDNTVYNLYHMNFGYIHVFPYSERKGTKAAGMKDVVPPKIRKERAKFLRGVSEDLKFSYSKKYFGKKVRVLVESDGKGLTDSYLTVNLLNYAEKNTFVHAHIIGINIDGSLMGKVIDDQ, from the coding sequence ATGAATACAAAAGTTCAATACGATAAAATGACAAAAAGAATTTTCTTTTATACATTCGGATGTAAAGTAAATCAAGTGGAAATAGACAACCTGAAGGAAAAGGCTTTAAATTCCGGATATACCATATCAGAGGATCTAAAACACACCGATATAGTTGTTATCAACTCATGCACCGTCACCGATAAAGCCGATAAAAAATTCCACAGTTTAATTCGTAAAATTAAGAAGAATCATCCGGATGTTACCATTGTCACCACCGGATGCCTGCCGGAGATTGAAAAAAATCTCGAAGATTCAGACATAATAGTTCCCAATAAACATAAGGAAGATCTTTTCCAATATATCGGTAACGAAGGCAGTGGAGAAAATGCTAAAAACTCGATAATTAAAAATAAAGGTACATCAGGCTCAGCCGGCAAAACCAGAGCATTTATAAAAATACAGGATGGGTGTGACTCTTATTGTTCATACTGTATAATCCCTTTTGCCAGAGGAAACTTAAAAAGCAGAGATCCTAAGAGTATAAAAGCCGAATTCGAAGAAAAACTGAAAGAGGGCTACAGAGAAGTAGTGCTTGTGGGAATTCACATAGGCAATTACGGAAAAGATGCACATGTCAGTTTTTCAGAGCTGGTTGAAGAGCTGGTGCAGATGCCGGGAGACTTTCGTATCCGGCTATCATCAATCGAGGTGACTGAAATTGACGATAGACTCATTGATCTTTTTGAAAAATATCCACGCAAAATTTGCCGCCATCTTCACATACCAATACAATCCGCAACAGATAAAATTTTATATCTTATGAACAGAAAGTATACCGTTAGCGAATTTAGCCAGACTGTTAAAAAAATACGCAGCAGACTGAAAGATGTAAATATCGGAACCGACGTGATAGTGGGATTTCCTTCCGAAACGAAAGAAGATTTTGATAACACTGTTTATAATCTTTATCACATGAATTTCGGCTACATCCATGTCTTCCCTTATTCAGAAAGAAAAGGAACAAAGGCCGCCGGGATGAAAGATGTAGTGCCTCCAAAAATAAGAAAAGAAAGAGCAAAATTTTTAAGGGGTGTAAGTGAAGATCTGAAATTTTCATATTCAAAAAAATATTTTGGCAAAAAAGTACGTGTACTTGTTGAATCTGACGGGAAAGGTTTGACAGACAGTTATTTGACAGTTAATTTGTTGAATTATGCTGAAAAAAATACTTTTGTTCATGCGCATATTATCGGCATTAATATAGACGGATCTTTAATGGGGAAGGTAATTGATGACCAATAA
- the queA gene encoding tRNA preQ1(34) S-adenosylmethionine ribosyltransferase-isomerase QueA yields the protein MLLKTFWRKAIKTPVDKFDFHLPEKNIAQYPSDKRDESRLLIYDRKSGLIRDRIFKYILSEITENDFLVINNTKVLKAMLLGRKKTGGKTEILVLNVISPTECEGITKGNIKTGDIIFLDDFTAEVLDTDTSGRRRILFSDNIYRIMECKGHMPLPPYVKREDEKMDEKRYQTVYSSNPGSVAAPTAGLHFTTELLQKIKQKGVEVLEITLNVGIGTFRPIKTQNIEDHHMHEEYFHIPEITYERINYLKKEGKNLIAVGTTTLRALESASKNGQLVKHGELSTNIFIKPGYSFNIVDKMITNFHLPKSTLFILMCALCGLDEMKTVYKHAVNENYRFFSYGDAMFIK from the coding sequence ATTTTATTAAAAACATTCTGGAGGAAGGCGATAAAAACGCCGGTTGATAAATTCGATTTTCATCTGCCCGAAAAAAACATTGCACAGTACCCTTCGGATAAAAGGGATGAATCCCGCCTTCTGATTTATGATAGAAAAAGCGGGTTAATAAGAGACCGTATTTTTAAATATATTTTATCTGAAATAACCGAAAACGACTTTCTGGTTATCAATAATACAAAAGTACTGAAGGCAATGCTGCTTGGAAGAAAAAAAACAGGCGGTAAAACTGAGATTCTTGTACTAAATGTTATATCGCCCACAGAGTGTGAAGGGATTACCAAAGGGAATATTAAAACAGGTGATATAATCTTTCTGGATGACTTCACTGCTGAAGTCCTTGATACAGACACATCCGGCAGACGGCGTATTCTTTTTTCCGACAATATATACCGAATAATGGAATGTAAAGGTCATATGCCTCTTCCTCCCTATGTCAAAAGGGAAGACGAAAAAATGGATGAAAAGAGATACCAGACAGTATACTCCTCCAATCCGGGCTCTGTTGCTGCACCAACCGCCGGTCTGCATTTCACAACTGAACTGTTGCAGAAAATAAAACAGAAAGGTGTTGAGGTTCTTGAGATAACACTCAACGTGGGGATCGGGACTTTCAGACCGATTAAGACACAAAATATTGAAGATCATCATATGCATGAAGAATATTTCCACATCCCGGAAATTACTTATGAAAGAATCAACTATTTAAAAAAAGAAGGAAAAAATCTCATTGCAGTTGGGACTACAACATTAAGGGCTTTGGAGTCCGCTTCAAAAAACGGACAGCTGGTAAAACATGGCGAACTTAGCACGAACATTTTTATCAAACCCGGATATTCGTTTAATATTGTAGATAAAATGATAACAAATTTTCATCTTCCCAAGTCCACCTTGTTTATACTAATGTGCGCTTTGTGCGGTTTGGATGAGATGAAGACCGTTTACAAACATGCCGTCAATGAAAATTACAGATTTTTCAGTTACGGCGATGCAATGTTTATAAAATAA
- the ndk gene encoding nucleoside-diphosphate kinase, whose translation MEKTFAIIKPDAVSKGYTGEIISRIEKKGFKISAMKKIKMDKKTAESFYAVHKEKPFFEALTTFMSSGPAVVMVLEKENAIAEWRELMGATNPEDAEENTLRKDFGKNIDNNAVHGSDAPETADIETRFFFADIECV comes from the coding sequence ATGGAAAAAACATTTGCAATAATCAAGCCGGACGCCGTGTCCAAAGGTTACACAGGGGAAATAATCAGCAGAATTGAAAAAAAGGGCTTTAAAATCAGTGCAATGAAAAAGATTAAAATGGATAAAAAAACAGCCGAATCCTTTTATGCTGTTCACAAAGAAAAACCTTTTTTTGAAGCACTTACAACATTTATGAGCAGCGGACCTGCAGTTGTTATGGTATTGGAAAAAGAGAATGCCATTGCTGAATGGAGAGAACTTATGGGAGCAACAAATCCGGAAGACGCTGAAGAAAACACATTGAGAAAAGATTTTGGCAAAAACATCGACAACAATGCCGTTCACGGTTCAGATGCACCTGAAACCGCTGACATAGAGACACGGTTTTTCTTTGCAGATATCGAGTGTGTATAA
- the thrC gene encoding threonine synthase encodes MKYKSTRGGVQGISFKDAVMMGLAEDGGLLVPENLPAADIGYLHSCACKSYESLAFEIFKLFADDIEEETLWEIVKESYANFDSGEIVPVVHKDRIYVAELFHGPTYAFKDIALQFLGNLFEHILKERSEKMNILGATSGDTGSAAIYGVKGKDNINIFILHPSGKVSPVQELQMTTVKSENVFNIAVKGSFDDCQAIVKNLFSDLEFKSKYNLGAVNSINWARILAQIVYYFYIYFRICDEKSNGGKNLRFVVPTGNFGNILAGFYARRMGLPIDKLVLATNENNILHRMISYGDYSVKDVVQTYSPSMDIQLSSNLERYLYYLYEEDSETLDKKMKELNDERRIHFTEEEINKIRSVFLSQESSNEETLSTIRNFYNSTQYILDPHTACGVKAAENFMAKDNCIYVCLATAHPAKFPDAVYKAIGKYPERPEGICKLNDLEKQSYVLNNNTDEVKYFIKNILEEGDKNAG; translated from the coding sequence ATGAAATACAAAAGCACCCGCGGAGGTGTGCAAGGAATTTCATTTAAAGATGCTGTTATGATGGGGCTCGCTGAAGACGGCGGTCTCCTTGTTCCTGAGAATTTACCTGCAGCTGACATCGGTTATCTGCACAGTTGTGCATGTAAGAGTTACGAGAGCCTCGCTTTTGAAATATTCAAACTCTTTGCTGACGATATAGAAGAGGAAACTCTCTGGGAAATCGTTAAAGAAAGCTATGCCAATTTTGATTCCGGAGAAATAGTACCGGTGGTTCACAAAGACAGGATATATGTGGCGGAACTTTTTCACGGCCCCACATATGCTTTCAAAGATATTGCTCTGCAGTTTCTGGGAAATCTTTTTGAGCATATTTTAAAAGAGCGCAGCGAAAAAATGAATATTCTGGGGGCCACAAGCGGAGATACGGGCAGTGCTGCGATTTACGGAGTTAAAGGCAAAGACAATATAAATATTTTTATTCTTCACCCCAGCGGAAAAGTTAGTCCTGTGCAGGAACTTCAGATGACCACAGTAAAAAGTGAAAACGTTTTTAACATAGCTGTAAAGGGCTCTTTTGATGACTGCCAGGCTATTGTAAAAAATCTTTTTTCCGACCTTGAGTTTAAATCCAAATATAATCTGGGTGCAGTTAATTCAATTAACTGGGCACGTATACTGGCTCAAATAGTCTACTACTTTTATATATATTTTCGCATTTGTGATGAAAAATCAAACGGTGGCAAAAACTTACGTTTCGTTGTGCCCACAGGTAATTTTGGAAATATTCTTGCAGGTTTTTACGCCCGCCGGATGGGTCTTCCAATCGATAAGCTGGTACTGGCAACAAATGAAAACAACATACTGCACAGGATGATCAGTTACGGCGATTACAGCGTCAAAGATGTTGTACAGACGTACAGCCCGTCTATGGATATACAACTTTCCAGTAATCTTGAAAGGTATTTATATTACCTTTACGAAGAAGACTCCGAAACCCTGGATAAAAAAATGAAAGAACTGAATGATGAAAGAAGAATACATTTTACAGAAGAAGAGATTAATAAAATCCGCAGCGTTTTCCTGTCCCAGGAGTCTTCCAACGAAGAAACCCTAAGCACCATTAGAAATTTCTATAATAGCACACAATATATACTTGATCCTCATACAGCGTGCGGAGTAAAAGCTGCCGAGAATTTTATGGCCAAGGATAACTGTATTTACGTCTGCCTTGCTACTGCTCATCCGGCAAAGTTTCCCGACGCCGTCTACAAAGCAATAGGTAAATACCCCGAACGACCCGAAGGCATCTGTAAGCTCAACGACCTTGAAAAACAGTCATATGTTCTTAATAATAACACTGATGAAGTAAAATATTTTATTAAAAACATTCTGGAGGAAGGCGATAAAAACGCCGGTTGA
- the secF gene encoding protein translocase subunit SecF: MFEIIKHNTKIDFLSFSKKFLLISAVVVIASLGMILTKGFNYGIDFAGGTLVQAKFDKAPDLTKIRTSMEKLDIGEVVIQNFGNEKEVLIRVEKTSKDLQKVSDSIQSSLTQTFEKGSFKIVRVEQVGPQVGAQLKNKATMAVLYALIGILIYISLRFEFTYSLAAVIALFHDVLITLGIFSLAGMEINLPIIAAVLTIVGYSLNDTIVVFDRIRETLKASGGKKVSLKELMNKSINQTLSRTLLTSFTTLLAVLSLYLFGGEVIHGFAFALLIGIIIGTYSSIGVASSLVFFYKEYKGQNKETG, translated from the coding sequence ATGTTTGAAATAATTAAGCATAACACAAAAATAGATTTTCTATCCTTTTCAAAGAAATTTCTGCTTATATCTGCTGTTGTTGTAATAGCAAGTCTCGGGATGATTTTAACAAAAGGGTTTAATTACGGAATAGATTTTGCCGGAGGAACGCTGGTACAGGCAAAATTCGACAAAGCACCGGATCTCACAAAAATAAGAACCTCAATGGAGAAACTGGATATAGGTGAAGTAGTTATTCAGAATTTCGGCAATGAAAAAGAAGTTTTAATCAGGGTTGAAAAAACCAGTAAAGATCTTCAGAAGGTTTCAGACAGCATTCAGAGCTCTCTTACCCAGACATTTGAAAAAGGAAGTTTCAAAATAGTCCGGGTTGAGCAGGTTGGACCGCAGGTGGGAGCACAGCTTAAAAATAAAGCAACCATGGCTGTTTTATACGCTCTTATTGGAATTCTTATCTACATTTCACTCAGATTTGAGTTCACATATTCCCTGGCCGCCGTTATAGCACTTTTTCACGATGTGCTCATTACTCTCGGTATATTCAGCCTGGCTGGCATGGAGATAAACCTGCCTATAATTGCCGCTGTATTAACTATTGTGGGGTATTCCCTTAACGACACAATTGTTGTTTTTGACAGAATCAGGGAAACTCTGAAAGCATCAGGCGGAAAAAAGGTTTCCTTAAAAGAACTTATGAACAAAAGTATTAACCAGACACTAAGCAGAACACTGTTGACTTCATTTACAACCCTTCTGGCCGTTCTGTCCCTTTATCTTTTCGGCGGAGAGGTTATTCACGGATTTGCATTTGCACTGCTCATAGGCATTATAATAGGGACTTATTCATCTATAGGTGTTGCCAGCTCTCTGGTTTTCTTCTATAAAGAATATAAAGGACAAAATAAAGAAACCGGGTAA
- the tgt gene encoding tRNA guanosine(34) transglycosylase Tgt, translating into MFDFTIEAEDSSCKARAAKIKTHSGTIETPVFMPVGTVGSVKTLTPDELKDCGAEIILGNTYHLYLRPGTDVLEHFNGIHNFISWDRNILTDSGGFQVFSLSELRDISEEGVYFKSHLDGSKFFMSPEKSMEIQKSIGSDIVMAFDECVNNNLERSYFEKSVDLTTKWAERCKNVPLQSHQNLFGIIQGGTYRDLRKKSAEDIVRVGFKGYAIGGLSVGETTEKMYEITDYTTDFMPEKAPRYLMGVGTPEDILNGIEFGIDMFDCVMPTRNARNGMLFTSRGKLHIKRAQWIYSDEPLDNECSCYTCRNFSKGYLRHLYKSGEILALRLNTIHNINFYLSLVKGARNAIKRGCFAKFKSEMINKMKTGGDNV; encoded by the coding sequence TTGTTTGATTTTACAATAGAAGCTGAAGATAGCTCCTGTAAAGCCAGGGCTGCAAAAATAAAAACACACTCCGGCACAATTGAAACCCCTGTTTTTATGCCGGTGGGAACTGTAGGCTCTGTAAAAACACTGACTCCTGATGAACTTAAGGACTGTGGTGCTGAAATTATTTTAGGGAATACATATCACCTCTATCTCCGCCCAGGAACAGACGTTCTGGAGCATTTCAACGGTATTCACAATTTCATATCATGGGATAGAAATATCCTGACAGACAGCGGCGGTTTTCAGGTTTTCAGTCTTTCGGAGTTGAGAGACATCTCTGAGGAAGGGGTCTATTTCAAATCACACCTGGACGGCAGTAAATTTTTTATGTCACCGGAAAAATCTATGGAAATTCAGAAAAGCATAGGCTCTGACATCGTCATGGCTTTTGATGAATGCGTGAACAATAATCTGGAAAGAAGTTATTTTGAAAAATCTGTCGACCTAACAACAAAATGGGCGGAAAGATGCAAAAATGTGCCGTTGCAATCACATCAGAACCTTTTCGGTATTATACAGGGGGGCACATACAGGGATTTACGCAAAAAAAGTGCGGAAGATATTGTCAGGGTAGGTTTTAAAGGATACGCAATAGGCGGATTGAGTGTAGGTGAGACCACAGAGAAAATGTATGAGATCACTGATTACACTACAGATTTTATGCCCGAAAAGGCACCAAGATACCTTATGGGTGTTGGCACCCCGGAAGATATTCTAAACGGTATCGAGTTCGGGATTGACATGTTCGACTGCGTGATGCCAACAAGAAACGCCAGAAACGGAATGCTGTTCACAAGCAGAGGCAAATTACATATAAAACGCGCCCAGTGGATATACTCTGATGAGCCGCTGGATAACGAATGCAGCTGCTACACCTGCAGAAATTTTTCAAAAGGTTATCTAAGGCATCTGTACAAGTCAGGGGAAATCCTTGCTTTGCGCCTGAATACTATCCATAATATAAATTTTTATCTTTCTCTTGTAAAAGGTGCAAGAAATGCTATAAAAAGAGGGTGTTTCGCTAAATTTAAGTCAGAAATGATAAATAAAATGAAAACAGGAGGAGACAATGTTTGA